In Carya illinoinensis cultivar Pawnee chromosome 6, C.illinoinensisPawnee_v1, whole genome shotgun sequence, a single genomic region encodes these proteins:
- the LOC122314169 gene encoding COBRA-like protein 6 isoform X1, with the protein MGMALIFIFLFLLSSVSSSYGYDSLDPDANITITWDLMLDNGNTYDLRVSLYNFQLFRHVEQPGWKLSWTWKGDEAIWDMWGAEATKQGNCSRFRGQFLPHCCDKQPVIVDLMPGARYNKQFSNCCKGGLLSSMTQNPSMSAAAFRMNVNKASAGNINGDSSFMPMNFNLGLPGYTCGDPFQVPPTMFKEDGSRRWTQALETWNVTCIYSQFQASPAPKCCVSFSAFYNSTIVPCPQCSCNCQGLSGGKCVKSGETPSLLEQPHANEEDPQPLVRCSPHMCPIQVHWHVKNSYREYWRVKVTITNLNFVKNYSMWNLVVLHPNLGNVTQVFSFNYHPLNSYAYINDTGMFWGIQYYNDMLQQSGPSGNVQTEMLLHKVPRIFSFREGWTFPRRISFNGDECVMPPPDQYPRLPNTAHTRSATPTLSILSFSLLLLLIVVL; encoded by the exons ATGGGTATGGCCTTGATTttcatcttcctctttctcttaAGCTCTGTCTCATCTTCTT ATGGGTATGATTCACTGGACCCTGATGCCAATATAACGATTACATGGGATCTCATGCTGGACAATGGTAACACATATGAT TTAAGGGTATCACTCTACAACTTCCAACTATTTCGACATGTGGAGCAGCCTGGTTGGAAACTGAGCTGGACATGGAAAGGGGATGAGGCAATATGGGATATGTGGGGAGCAGAGGCAACCAAGCAAGGAAACTGCTCCAGATTTAGGGGTCAATTTCTTCCTCATTGCTGTGATAAGCAGCCAGTGATTGTTGATCTCATGCCAGGAGCACGTTATAACAAGCAGTTTTCCAATTGCTGCAAGGGAGGGTTGCTCTCCTCTATGACACAAAACCCTAGCATGTCTGCTGCCGCCTTTCGGATGAATGTTAATAAAGCTTCTGCAGGCAACATTAATGGAGACAGCAGCTTCATGCCCATGAATTTCAACCTTGGTCTTCCTGGCTATACCTGTGGAGACCCATTTCAGGTTCCACCAACCATGTTCAAAGAGGATGGAAGCCGTCGATGGACACAAGCTCTTG AGACGTGGAATGTAACCTGTATATACTCCCAATTTCAAGCATCACCTGCTCCAAAATGTTGTGTTTCCTTCTCTGCATTCTACAACAGTACCATTGTTCCTTGCCCCCAGTGCAGCTGTAATTGCCAAGGATTATCTGGAGGAAAATGTGTAAA GTCTGGCGAAACTCCTTCCTTGTTGGAACAACCACATGCAAATGAAGAAGACCCACAACCTTTGGTGAGGTGCTCTCCCCACATGTGCCCAATACAGGTGCATTGGCATGTGAAAAACAGTTACAGAGAGTATTGGCGAGTCAAGGTCACCATCACAAATCTAAACTTTGTTAAAAACTATTCCATGTGGAACTTGGTGGTGCTCCACCCCAACCTGGGAAATGTCACTCAGGTTTTCAGCTTCAACTACCATCCCCTTAACTCGTATGCATACATAA ATGACACCGGAATGTTTTGGGGGATTCAGTATTACAATGACATGTTACAGCAATCGGGACCAAGTGGAAATGTACAAACCGAGATGCTACTGCACAAAGTTCCAAGGATTTTCAGTTTTAGAGAAGGATGGACTTTTCCAAGAAGAATTTCCTTCAATGGTGATGAATGTGTCATGCCCCCTCCAGATCAATACCCTAGACTCCCAAACACAGCTCATACTCGTAGTGCTACACCAACGCTTTCCATACTCTCTTTCTCGTTGTTGTTGTTGCTTATAGTAGTACTCTGA
- the LOC122314169 gene encoding COBRA-like protein 6 isoform X2: MGMALIFIFLFLLSSVSSSYGYDSLDPDANITITWDLMLDNGNTYDPGWKLSWTWKGDEAIWDMWGAEATKQGNCSRFRGQFLPHCCDKQPVIVDLMPGARYNKQFSNCCKGGLLSSMTQNPSMSAAAFRMNVNKASAGNINGDSSFMPMNFNLGLPGYTCGDPFQVPPTMFKEDGSRRWTQALETWNVTCIYSQFQASPAPKCCVSFSAFYNSTIVPCPQCSCNCQGLSGGKCVKSGETPSLLEQPHANEEDPQPLVRCSPHMCPIQVHWHVKNSYREYWRVKVTITNLNFVKNYSMWNLVVLHPNLGNVTQVFSFNYHPLNSYAYINDTGMFWGIQYYNDMLQQSGPSGNVQTEMLLHKVPRIFSFREGWTFPRRISFNGDECVMPPPDQYPRLPNTAHTRSATPTLSILSFSLLLLLIVVL; this comes from the exons ATGGGTATGGCCTTGATTttcatcttcctctttctcttaAGCTCTGTCTCATCTTCTT ATGGGTATGATTCACTGGACCCTGATGCCAATATAACGATTACATGGGATCTCATGCTGGACAATGGTAACACATATGAT CCTGGTTGGAAACTGAGCTGGACATGGAAAGGGGATGAGGCAATATGGGATATGTGGGGAGCAGAGGCAACCAAGCAAGGAAACTGCTCCAGATTTAGGGGTCAATTTCTTCCTCATTGCTGTGATAAGCAGCCAGTGATTGTTGATCTCATGCCAGGAGCACGTTATAACAAGCAGTTTTCCAATTGCTGCAAGGGAGGGTTGCTCTCCTCTATGACACAAAACCCTAGCATGTCTGCTGCCGCCTTTCGGATGAATGTTAATAAAGCTTCTGCAGGCAACATTAATGGAGACAGCAGCTTCATGCCCATGAATTTCAACCTTGGTCTTCCTGGCTATACCTGTGGAGACCCATTTCAGGTTCCACCAACCATGTTCAAAGAGGATGGAAGCCGTCGATGGACACAAGCTCTTG AGACGTGGAATGTAACCTGTATATACTCCCAATTTCAAGCATCACCTGCTCCAAAATGTTGTGTTTCCTTCTCTGCATTCTACAACAGTACCATTGTTCCTTGCCCCCAGTGCAGCTGTAATTGCCAAGGATTATCTGGAGGAAAATGTGTAAA GTCTGGCGAAACTCCTTCCTTGTTGGAACAACCACATGCAAATGAAGAAGACCCACAACCTTTGGTGAGGTGCTCTCCCCACATGTGCCCAATACAGGTGCATTGGCATGTGAAAAACAGTTACAGAGAGTATTGGCGAGTCAAGGTCACCATCACAAATCTAAACTTTGTTAAAAACTATTCCATGTGGAACTTGGTGGTGCTCCACCCCAACCTGGGAAATGTCACTCAGGTTTTCAGCTTCAACTACCATCCCCTTAACTCGTATGCATACATAA ATGACACCGGAATGTTTTGGGGGATTCAGTATTACAATGACATGTTACAGCAATCGGGACCAAGTGGAAATGTACAAACCGAGATGCTACTGCACAAAGTTCCAAGGATTTTCAGTTTTAGAGAAGGATGGACTTTTCCAAGAAGAATTTCCTTCAATGGTGATGAATGTGTCATGCCCCCTCCAGATCAATACCCTAGACTCCCAAACACAGCTCATACTCGTAGTGCTACACCAACGCTTTCCATACTCTCTTTCTCGTTGTTGTTGTTGCTTATAGTAGTACTCTGA
- the LOC122314170 gene encoding 60S ribosomal protein L2, mitochondrial gives MALRRASSSFFNKLNLHLNLIRHSLYNNVARRSLSSDVVGTPPLHDSMMNQMFHLDINSQIGSCMPLAAMRIGTMIHNIEMNPGQGGKLVRAAGTSAKILKEPTSKYCLVRLPSGAEKLINSRCRATIGQVSNPGHGARKLRKAGQSRWLGIRPKVRGVAMNPVDHPHGGGEGKSKSSGSHGKCSRTPWGKPSKSGYKTGPLKRRK, from the exons ATGGCTCTTCGCCGTGCTTCATCCAGCTTCTTCAATAAGCTCAACCTCCATCTCAATCTAATCCGCCACTCTCTCTACAACAACGTTGCTCGTCGCAGTCTCTCCTCCG ATGTGGTTGGAACTCCTCCTTTGCATGATAGCATGATGAACCAGATGTTCCATCTTGacataaactcacaaattgggAGTTGCATGCCACTTGCTGCCATGCGTATTGGAACAATGATCCATAACATTGAGATGAACCCGGGTCAAGGTGGCAAGCTAGTTCGAGCTGCAGGTACTTCTGCAAAGATCTTGAAAGAGCCAACGTCCAAGTATTGTTTAGTGAGACTGCCTTCAGGTGCTGAGAAGTTGATCAATTCTCGGTGTCGGGCCACAATTGGTCAGGTGTCAAACCCAGGTCACGGAGCTCGGAAGCTCAGGAAAGCTGGGCAGAGCCGATGGCTGGGTATAAGACCAAAAGTTCGGGGAGTGGCCATGAATCCAGTAGATCATCCACACGGTGGAGGTGAGGGTAAGAGCAAGAGTAGTGGGAGTCATGGGAAGTGTTCTCGTACTCCTTGGGGGAAGCCTTCCAAGTCTGGGTACAAAACTGGACCCCTGAAGCGCAGAAAGTAG